DNA sequence from the Parafrankia irregularis genome:
GATCTGGTCCTCGTCCGCGTCGAGATCGAGGAACAGCTCGTAGGTCTCGTCGACGACCTCGCCGATCCGCGCGTCCGACCGGTCGACCTTGTTGATCACCAGGACGACCGGCTTGCGGGCGGCGAGCGCCTTGCGCAGAACGAACCGCGTCTGCGGCAGCGGGCCCTCGCTCGCGTCGACCAGCAGCACCACCCCATCGACCATCGCCAGGCCCCGCTCGACCTCGCCACCGAAGTCGGCGTGGCCGGGAGTATCGATGATGTTGATGGTCACGTCACCAAAACGTACGGCAGTGTTCTTCGCGAGAATCGTGATTCCCTTCTCGCGTTCGAGATCCATGGAGTCCATGACCCGGTCGGTGACCTCGCCGCGCTCACCGAACGCGCCGGACTGCCGAAGCATCGCGTCCACAAGGGTCGTCTTGCCGTGGTCAACATGGGCAATGATCGCGACATTACGAAGATCGGCGCGTACGGACACGGTGATGAGCTCCGGGGAAAGTGGGGCTTCAGGGCTCGTTCCTGTAACCCCGAAACGGTTCGTCTGAGAAGGGTCGCGATCTGCAGGCGCGCCACCCCGGTGGGTGGCCCCGCCCGGGAGAACGACGTCCGCACCGCCGCGGCCCGACTCCATGGTACGGACTCACCTTCGCGCGCCGCGCGTGGCTGACCGGCTCCGGCCGCCCGAACTCCGCTCCGGCCGCCCACAAACCCGCCCCGGCCACCCATAAAACCCGCTCCGGCCGCCCGAAAGCTCACACCGGACCAGCCCAAACCTCACACCGGACCGGCCTGATTCCCGACGGCCTGCGCCGAGGCGCCGGTGAGCTCGCCGCGCAGCGCGTCGACGAGCGGACCGTCCGCGGGCAGCCAGGGGACGTCGTCGAGCTCCTGCGCGCCCAGCCACCGCAGGGCGTCGTGCGCGGTGGCGACCGGCGTTCCCTGAAGCACCCGGCCCAGCCACAGCCGCATCCGCCAGCCGGGAGCAGGCAGCGCGATCTCCCCGAACAGGCGGCCGACCTCGATCTCCACCGCGAGCTCCTCGCGGCATTCGCGGCGCAGTGCGGTGAGCTCGTCCTCCCCCGGCTCGACCTTGCCGCCCGGGAACTCCCACAGGCCCGCGAGCGCCGGCGGCGACACCCTGCGCGCGGCGAGGACCCGGCCGGCCTCGTCGACCAGCGCGACGGCGACGACCAGCCCCTTCAGATCCTGTCCCACGGCCGAACTCCCTCCATCGATGCACTGCGTCCAACCCACGCGGCCCGCGGCCCGCGCGCTCCAGGAGGTGGCGGTGCCGGGCCGCGGATGACACCATCCGCGCGAGGAGCGTCGCACTCGGTGTTCCCGCCGCCCCGGGGCCCTCCGGCGAGCACGAGCGGAACCACCGCCGAAGATCACCACTGAAGGCCACCGCGAAGGCCACCAACCGCCCGCACCGTCCATCACCCCATCCCGCCCGCTCCACCCCCATCAACCACCGACATCACCGCGCCACGGATCGCCGAGGAGTCACGGATGCCCGTCCGGCTGGACAACAGCGCTGTCACCACGTCCCTGGAAGCCCTGCCCGGCTGGATCGGCGACGCCGACCGGATCCGGCTGGAGATCCTCGTCGACGGCGACGAGGCGACCGCCATCGTCGACGAGGTGATGCGCGAGGCGGACGCGATGGACCATCACCCCGTCGTGGAGCACGGCCCCGGAAGCACCATCTTCACCGTCTGGACCCACTCGGCCGGCGGCGTGACCGAGCTGGATGTGGAGCTGGCCCGGCGGATCTCGTCGATCCTGCGTTCCGCCGGCGTCTCCTTCTGACGACCAGCGCCACCAGCTGACACACGCGCCACCAGGCGGCAGGCGCCGTCCGGCCGGCACCAGAAGTTCCGCGCCTGAAGCTCGGCGCCTGAAGACTGGCGGGTCAGAAGGTCGGCATCGCCGTGAAGGAGCCGTCCGGCGCGCACGGGAGCGGAACGACGACCCGGACCGCTGCCGCGTCGATGGGCCCGTACAGGTGCGGGAAGAGCGCACCGCCGCGGTCCGCGGGCCCGGCGGCCGGCTCCCAGCGCAGCGGGGCGGTCAGGCCCTGCGGGTCCACGACGACGAGCAGCATGTCGGTGCGACCCCGGTAGTAGAGGTTCGCCGTCTCCAGCACCAGCTCCGGCGCGGAAAAATGGACGAAGCCCTCGTCCCCCAGGCTCGCCGGCCGGTAACCGTCCGCTCCAGCCGCCCACTCGGACCGGCTCACCAAATGGCAGATCATCCGCACGAACTCCGTCCCGTCCGGTCCTACCCGCTGCTGTGCTGCCCACCGCCACACCGAGGTCCGGCGATCCGGTGCGCGAACTCCGGAGCCTGCGACCCTGGACGGTATGGACGAATCGAGACCTCCCGCGTCCAGTCGCATCATCGGGGTGGACCTGGCCCGCGGCGTGGCGCTGATCGGCATGGTGGCAACCCATGTGTACCCCGCGTTCACCGACACCGCCACGGACCATCCGGCGATCTCACCCGCGTTCACCATCGCGGCGGGGCGGGCCGCCGCGGCGTTCGCGGTGCTCGCCGGGGTGGCGCTGGTCCTGTCCACCCGTCGGCGCAGCGCCGCGCAGGCCCAGCTCTCGGTGTTCCTCCGCGCGCTGGGCATCGGCGTCATCGGCCTGGCCCTCGCCTACGCGGACTCGGGCATCGCGGTCATCCTGGTCTACTACGCGCTTCTGTTCGCCCTGGCCCTGCCGCTGCTGCGCGCGGACGTCCCCGTGCTGGTGACGGTGGCCATCCTGGCGATGGTCGCGGTACCGGTGATCAGCCACACCGTGCGGGACGACCTGCCGGTGTCCGATCTGCCCTCGCCGACGTTCGCCGATCTGAGCCGGCCCGGCCCACTGCTGGCGAAGCTGACGCTCACCGGGGTCTACCCGGCACTGGCCTGGTTGGGCTACCTGTGTGCGGGGATGGCGGTGGCCCAAGCCGATCTGCGATCTCGCGTGGTCGCCGTGCGCCTGTTCGCCGGCGGACTCCTGCTGGCCGTCGTGGCCAGCGGGACGTCCTGGCTGCTGCTGGGGCCGCTCGGCGGCGGCGAGCACCTCGAGGACCCGGCGACCGTCCCCGGTGTGGGCAACCTGCCCCAGGGCTGGTTCATCGACTCCGGCCTGTACGGCACCACGCCGACCGACTCCGCCTGGTGGCTGGCCGTCGACACCCCCCACTCGACGACGCCGCTGGACCTGGCCCACACCACCGGAACGGCGCTGGCGCTGCTCGGACTGGCCCTGCTGGTGGCGCACATCCCGCTGACCCGCCCGGTCACGGCCGTCGGCGCGATGACGCTCACCTTCTACACACTGCACGTCGTCGTGATGTCCACGCACGCCCTGCCCACGGACCCGACCTGGTCGTACGTGCTCCAGATCCTGGTCGCGCTCACCGCCGCCACCGCCTGGCAGCTGACCGGGCGACGCGGGCCGGCCGAGGCCGCCGTCTCGGTGCTGCCCCGGGCCGCCCGCCTGCTGAGGAGCCCAAGAGGTTCCAGTGTCAGCCTGGGTCAGCGAACCTGAGAACGGCCCCCCGCAACGCGGACGAAATGCGCGTGGCGCGAATACAGCAACAGGCACCGCCAAATGTCTCCGTCTTCCCTGGAAGGCAACGGCCGGGTGGGTCCGGTGCCTGAGCAAGGCCGAAGAGCTGGTCCGATCGGGTGCCGGAGGAGAAACCCCGGACCCATACTGACCAGGTGGAGTCCTATGGGTGGGTAACCCCAGCGCTGTTCGGAATCGTGGTGCTCATCCTTGTCGGACGCGCCATGGGAGACCGCCCGCTACACGGTAAGCACGGAAAGATCTCCGCCGCCGCCCTCGCAATCCTGTTCACCGGCGTGGCGCTCAACGCTCTCTCCGGGGCTCTGGAAGCGGAGCACGGCACCGCGGCACTGACGCTGACCCTGCTGGGCCTTGCCTGCTTCGTGACGGCGGTCGT
Encoded proteins:
- a CDS encoding (deoxy)nucleoside triphosphate pyrophosphohydrolase; protein product: MGQDLKGLVVAVALVDEAGRVLAARRVSPPALAGLWEFPGGKVEPGEDELTALRRECREELAVEIEVGRLFGEIALPAPGWRMRLWLGRVLQGTPVATAHDALRWLGAQELDDVPWLPADGPLVDALRGELTGASAQAVGNQAGPV
- a CDS encoding 4a-hydroxytetrahydrobiopterin dehydratase, with translation MPVRLDNSAVTTSLEALPGWIGDADRIRLEILVDGDEATAIVDEVMREADAMDHHPVVEHGPGSTIFTVWTHSAGGVTELDVELARRISSILRSAGVSF
- a CDS encoding DUF952 domain-containing protein: MICHLVSRSEWAAGADGYRPASLGDEGFVHFSAPELVLETANLYYRGRTDMLLVVVDPQGLTAPLRWEPAAGPADRGGALFPHLYGPIDAAAVRVVVPLPCAPDGSFTAMPTF
- a CDS encoding heparan-alpha-glucosaminide N-acetyltransferase domain-containing protein, which encodes MDESRPPASSRIIGVDLARGVALIGMVATHVYPAFTDTATDHPAISPAFTIAAGRAAAAFAVLAGVALVLSTRRRSAAQAQLSVFLRALGIGVIGLALAYADSGIAVILVYYALLFALALPLLRADVPVLVTVAILAMVAVPVISHTVRDDLPVSDLPSPTFADLSRPGPLLAKLTLTGVYPALAWLGYLCAGMAVAQADLRSRVVAVRLFAGGLLLAVVASGTSWLLLGPLGGGEHLEDPATVPGVGNLPQGWFIDSGLYGTTPTDSAWWLAVDTPHSTTPLDLAHTTGTALALLGLALLVAHIPLTRPVTAVGAMTLTFYTLHVVVMSTHALPTDPTWSYVLQILVALTAATAWQLTGRRGPAEAAVSVLPRAARLLRSPRGSSVSLGQRT